DNA from Pseudomonas putida:
CTGCCCCAGCAAACTCGGCCGCGCCCCGCCGCCCTGCAGCACCTCGCCGAGGTAGCGCAGATCGTATTCATGCCCGGCATAGACGTAGCGTGGCGCGCTCAACTGATAGCACGCTTCGAGCTCTGCGGGGGGCACACGCACGATGCCTTCGATGGTGTTGAGCGGGATGGCGTACTGCTCATCCCCCAGGTGCACCATCAGCGCTCGGTTCACCGACACGGTGAACGGCAGGCGGATCAAGAACCGCGCCCCTTTGCCCGGGCTCGACTCGATACTCATCGAACCGCCCAACTGCTTGACCTCTTCATGCACCACGTCCATCCCCAGGCCGCGCCCGGAGATCTGGGTGATCCTCTCGGCGGTGGAGAACCCCGGACGCAGGATGAACTGCAGGATCTCGTGGTCGCTCAAGTACGCCTGCGGGTCCAGCAGGCCACGCTTGATGGCCTTGTTGCGCACCGCCTCAAGCGGCACCCCGGCACCGTCGTCGCTCATCTCGATGACGATATCGGCCCCTTCGTGGAGCAGGTTCAGGTGGATGGTGCCCTGCTCCGGCTTGCCTGCCGCCAGGCGCGCCTCACGCGACTCCAGGCCGTGGTCCACGGCATTGCGCAGCATATGCTCCAAGGGCGCCACCATGCGTTCGAGCACGCTGCGGTCCAACTCGCCTTCTGCATTGCCCACCACCAGCTCGACCTGTTTGCCCAACTCGCTGGCCACCTGACGCACCACCCGCTGCAAGCGCGGCACCAGGCGCTCGAAGGGCACCATCAAGGTGGCCGTGAGGCCTTCTTGCAACTGGCTGTTCACCCGCGCTTGCTGCTGCAGCAGGCTGTAGGCCTCTTGGGCGCGCAGGGCCAGGGTTTCCTTGAGGTCGAGTAGGTCGGAGGCCGACTCGAACAACGCCCGGGACAACTGCTGCAACTGGGAATGACGGTCCATCTCCAGAGGGTCGAAGTCTTCGTAGGCGTCGCCCTCGGCCGGGTAACGGCTGGATATTCGCCCTTGGGTCTCGATGTCCAGGCGCAGCAGCTGGTCACGCATCCGCTCAAGCGTGGTTTCCATCTCGTTGAGGGCGAACTGGGCGTCGTTGACCTGCTGCTCGATGCGCCCGCGAATGACGGAGTGCTCGCTGGCAAGGTTGCCCAGGTCATCCAGCAGCTCGGCGTCCACCTTGACCATGTCACCCGGCACACGCTCCGGCGTGGTGGCCGGCGCCTCGGGAGAGGGCGTTTCGACCGGAGCCTGGCCGGCCGCGCTGTCGGTCAAGGCGGCGCTGCTGAAGTTGCGGATATAGTCGATCAGCGCCGTGGCCGCGTGCAGCGGCTGGCCCAGGCGCACGGCATCGAGCATGTGCGCCAGGCGATCGTGGCAGTTCTGCAACAGGGCGAACAGGGGCGGGCTCGGCGGCAGCCGCCCGGCGGCGAGCAGCTCGTACAAGAACTCCAATTCATGGGCCAGGTCGCCGATGGCGGCGATCTCGACCATCCGCGCCCCACCCTTGAGGGTGTGCAGATCGCGCAGCAGGTTTTCCACCTCGACGCTGTTGCGCGGATCGGCCTGCCAACGTGCCAACGCAGCGGCGGCGCTTTCGACGATGTCCGAGCTTTCTTCGAGAAAGACCTCCAGCAGTTCGTTGTCGCTGGAGCGCTGGGCGTCGTCCGCCACCGCCTCGACGGCCGCAGGCGCTGGCGGCGCATGGCGATACTCGCGCAACTCGCCCAAAAGCGCCGTTGCCGAAACCGGCGTCTGCCCATCGCGCAGGGCCTGCAACATCTGCCCGACGGCCTGATGGCCGCGGCGCAGCAGCGCGAGCAGCAGGGGCGTGGCGCCCAGACGCCGGTCCACCAGGTCCTCATAAAGCGCACCCAGTGCCTGCGCTAGCACCTCAACCCCACCCACGGCCGCCATCTGCGCACCGCCCTTGAGGGTCTGGATATCGTGCTGCAAGGTCGACAACGCCGAGAAGTTGTCCGGGTCCTGGGCCCACTGCGCCAGTACCTGGTCGGCACCGTCGAGGATATCGCCCGCTTCGTCGAGGAACAGCTGCACCAATGCCGGATCGTTCGGTGCCGGGTAGGTCGCCAGCGGGGTCACCGCATCCTGCCCCACCACGCCCATGATCCCGGGGTCCAGGGCGTCGTCCAACAGGCCGCGCATGGCCGCGATGCAATCGACGCGCGCACTGAGTTCCTGGCCGGCGGCTATCTCGTCGAACAGGTCGAGCAGCGCCTCATGGGCCTGCTGGGCCAGGGCGAAGAATCGCGGGTTGGCGGCCAGGCTGCCCTCTTCCACCGCGCCATACAGGTCGAGCAACGCCTCGCAGACCTCATCCACTTGCCACAGCTCGGCCAGGTACGCCGACTGGCCAAGGGTGGTCAGCTCATCCAGCAGGGTTTCCAGTACCGAACGGTCGCCTGGTTGCGCCTGCCAGCGCGACAACAGGGCCTCGGCCTCGAGCAGGGTATCCATGCCCTGGGTCAGGAATGTGGTGATTCGCTGCGGATCGCGCTTGGGTCGATGGCTGTGCTGTGGGTCCTGCTGAAGGAAGGCCAGGCGTACATCCACCGACTGCCCGACTTCCTCGATCAACTGCACCGCCCCCGGAATGGGAGCCAACGGCGTGCTGCCCAGTTGGGCAAGGCCGAGGTGGAACAGCGCACGCGCCGCCTCCAGCCACTCCAGCTCCGCCACCTGCAAGGGCAATTCGTGGCCCTTGTATTCCCGCACCAGACGGTCGAAGGCGGTGGCCAGCTCGGCGATCGGCAGGACCCCGGCCATCGCCGCGCTGCCCTTGAGGGTATGCAGGGCGCGCTGCAGGCTGTCGTTGACAGGCGTGCCATGTCCATCGGCATCGCGCAGGAACGCTTCCAGGCTGGCGAGGTGGCCCTGGGCCTCGTTGCCGAAGATCGCCAGCAGTTGCGGGTCGAGCCCGTCCACCTGCGCCGGCACGGGCGCATCGTTGATCGCCAGATGGTGCAGGTGACTGGACAACGGCTCGACCTCGACCCGCGACGGCAGATGCCCCACCGCGAAATCGGCGAGCAGGTCCGGGAGCCGAACGAATACCTGCTGCAGGGCCAGCACGCCGTCGGCGCCGAGGGTGATGCGCCCTTCCAGCACACGATTGAGCAAGTGCTCGGCGCCCCAGGCAAGCTCCGCCAGCGCCTCGGCATGGACCATGCGCCCACTGCCCTTGAGGGTATGCAGGGCCCGGCGTACCTCGACCAGGGCGTCGCGTAAGGCATTGTCGGCGCGCCAGCGCAGCCAGTGGCGTTCGATTTCCGGGAGCAGTTCGCCGGCCTCTTCGAGGAAGACATCGCGCAACTCGTCATCGACCACCTCGAGCTCGACGCTGGCGTGGGCCTGCCCACACGCCACCCCAAGCGCCGCCAGGCTGGCCCGGGCCCTGTCGATGAACGGCTGGGCGTCTACCAGCGGGTCGGCTACCCGCCATTGCACATGGCATTCGCCGGCACTCAGGGCCTCGGCCAGGTGTGCCAGTTCATCTGCAGGTGGCGGCTGCTCCAGGTGTGATAGCCAACCCTGCACGAAACCGGCGCAACCACCGAACACCTCGGCGGCCTCAGGCCACATCAGCATCGTCAGCGCACCACGGATCTGATGCAAAAGCCCCGGCAGCGGCTGCAAGCGCTCCGCTGGCCAGCCCGACTCCAGGCAGTCGCCGATCAGATCCTTGGCCTGTTGCAGCACCGCCAGGGACTCATTGAGCACCAGTTGGCGAATCTCTGTCAGGTCCGCTCCCGGCAGGCCGCTCTGGCCGCTCTCTTCCAGCGGGCCGACCATGCCGTTGAGCGTAGCCTCCACGTACAACAGGGCACCGGCGACATCCATCAGCACGGCATCGTCCACCGCCTGCTCACCCTGGGCCAGGGCCTGCAGCACCAACACCTGGTCGATGATGACCCGGCGCGGCTGCTGGAAAGCAAGCACCGCCAGGGTATCGGCGACCTGGCGCAACGGCGCCAACAGGGCCTCCAGGTGCTCATGCTGCGAGCGGTCACCTCGCATGTACTGGTCCAGGCGGTCCTTGATGCGCATCAGGTCATCGCACAGCGCAGTCACCACCGAGCGTAGGGCGTCTCGTCCGTGACCGGCCTGCAACTGCTCGCGCCAGTTGCCCAGGGACAAGTCCAGGTCAGCCAGGTCGGCCGCCCCGGCCAGGCGCTGGGCCACGCCACCGACCAGGCTGCCCTGGGGCAATGGCTCGACGCCACGGCAGTTGCGCAACTGGTTGAGCAGGGGCACCACCACCAACGGCAGGTCATGTCGCGAGCCGCGCAGTCGCTCCAGATACGGCGGCAATTGCTCAAGCCCCCGGAACAGCGCACCCAGGCAGTCGCCCCGCGGGCTGACCTGGCCATCAGCCATGGCCCGTCCCAGCAGCTCAAGCTCTTCGGCAAGGTGCGCCGCGCCGCGCAGTTCGAGCATGCGCAGGCAGCCCTGGACCTGATGCAGGTTGTCGACGAAAAAGGCCAGCATCGCCGGATCGCCCGGCTCGCTGGCGAACCGCTCCAGGGCCTGACGGGCCTGCCCCAGGCAATCGAGGATGGGCGCTTTGACCCATGCGAGAGCGACAGTGTCGTGGCGTTCGGGGCTCACTGCTGAAGCAGCCATCAGTCGCTCCTCAACGCCGCTCGGCGGGTGCCGGCAGAGTGAACCCGGACACCGAGCGACGCATCTCGCTGGCCATGCGCGCCAGGTGGCGGATGCTGTCGGCGGTGGCGCTGGAGCCGGCCGAGGTCTGGGCAGTGATTTGCTGGATCACCGCCATGGTGTGGGAGATCTGCCCGGCCGAGGAGGTCTGCAACTGGGCCGCATCGGAAATACTGTGGATCAGCTCGGCGAGGGTCTGCGACACCCCTTCGATCTCGGCCAAGGCCACTCCGGCGTCCTGGGCCAGGCGCGCACCGCGCACCACTTCGGCGGTGGTCTGCTCCATGGAGATCACCGCCTCGTTGGTATCGACCTGAATGGTCCGCACCAGCGCCTCGATCTGTCGGGTAGCCGACGAGGAGCGTTCGGCCAGGCGCTGCACCTCATCGGCGACCACGGCAAAACCGCGCCCCGCCTCGCCGGCAAGGGACGCCTGGATCGCGGCATTGAGTGCGAGGATGTTGGTCTGGTCGGCAATGTCGTCGATCAGGCTGACGATATCGCCAATCTCCTGGGAGGACTCGCCCAGGCGTTTGATCCGCTTGGCGGTGTCCTGGATCTGTTCACGGATGTTGTCCATGCCGTGGATGGTGTTGTGCACCACCTCGTTGCCCTTGTTGGCAATGGCCACCGAACGCTCGGCCACCTTGGCCGATTCGTAGGCGTGGGACGACACCCGGTCGATCGACTCGACCATGTCGCCCACCGCCAGGGACGCCTCGCTGATCTGCTCGGCCTGGTGTTCGGAGGCCTTGGCCAGCTGACGTGCGGTGTTCTGGGTGTCCTGCACGGCGGCGGCGACTTGCTCGGCACTGTGGTTGATGGTGGCCACCAGGTCGCGCAACTGGTCGACCGAATAGTTGATCGAATCGGCGATGGCGCCGGTGAAGTCCTCGGTGACCGACACCGTGACAGTGAGGTCGCCATCGGCCAGCTCCTCGATCTCGTCCAGTAGACGCATGATCGCCTGCTGGTTGCGCTCGTTCTTCTCGGCGGTCTCGCGCAGCTGGCGGTGGGTGGCGCGCACCATCACGAGGCCAATGAGGATGATCGAAGCCAGCGCCACCAACCCCAACAGATAACCGCCGACAGTGGCCAGGGTGCGGCCGCTGGCCAGGTTCTCGAAGCTGTTGGCCAGGTGTGAGGCTTCATCGAGCAGGGTTTGCGAGAGGCTGAAGATATTGCCGGCCGCCTCCCGCACGCGCAGTAGCTCGGGCGACGTTTCGAGGATTTCGTCCACAGAGCCTGAGACGAACTGGAACAGTTCGGCGATTTCGGCCAGCCGGGCGCGGGCATCGGCGTCCTCGACCTTGGTCACGTGAATCGCCGGGTTGCCGCCGAGCATACCTTCGAGGACCTGCCCAAAGCGACTGGCATCGCGGCCAAAGGCGTCGGCGGCCTGCACCGAGGTGTCGTCGCCGGCCAGCACGGTGTTCACCGAGCCGAGGATGCGCTCGGCCAACAGCAACTGGCGCTGGGCTACCGCCACCTGGCTCGCCGGGGCACCGCTCTGCAGAAGGATCTCCACGACTTTTTCGTATTCGACCTGCAACTGCGGCACGGTCTCGGCCAGCGTCGCCGCCACCTGATGCAGCGACAGCACGGTCTGCTCGCTGGCCAGGATGGTGTCGGTATTCTTGCGCAGGTTGTCCCAGTCCTGGCGGACCGCGTCCATCTCGTCACGCACGGTCAGCGGCGCAGGCGGCAGCCCAGTGGCCTTGTCGCCCTCGCGCAGGTAGCGCCAACGCCGCTCGAAGTCATTGCGCGCATCGGACAGCAGCTTGAACGCCAGAGCCTTGCCGGCTGCCGCCTCGGTGGCGTTCTTGGCGATGCGCTGGGACAGCACACGCAACTCGCCGGCATGGCCGATGTACTGCTTGTCGTAGTTGGACTGGGTATTGAGGTAGGCGAAGTTGGCGAACAGCAGGATGATCGCCAGGATCAGCACCAGAAACAGCGCGGTGATCTGCGCGATACTGCGGCTGCGCTGACTCTCGGCAACCGGTGCGACGGGAGTGGCGGGTTTGTTCACGGTCGAAGGATCCTCTACAACGCCACGTCGAGAAAGCCCGGCGCCTGGGCCAGGGCGAACGGGCTGAAGATCGCCCAGTTGCGTTCACGGGGGAAATGGCCCTGGACGAAGGGCGCCGCGGCGCGCAGCAAGGGCTGCGGTGGCGACAGCTCCAGACTGCTCAGGGCGAAGTGCTGAAGGCCAAGGACCTCGTCCACCAAGAGACCTGCGAACAGCTCCTCGTGATCCAGCACCAGCACCCGACGTTGCTTGCCCGCCACGGCCGGCCCCAGGCCAAAGAAGGCGCTCAGGTCCATCACCGGCAGCAGCCGGCCACGCAGGTTGGCCACACCACAGACCCAAGGCTGCACACCCGGGACCCGGCTGCTGCGCGGCTCATGCAAAACCTCGGCGACTTCGCCCATGGGGGCCACGAACCACTGCCCGGCAATGCGAAACCCAATGCCGCTCCACTGCTGCACACGGGTGTCCTGCAGGGGCTGGTCGGCCACCAGCAGGCGACAGCGCCGGTCGATGTCCAGCAACAGCTCGAAGGCGGTCAGCGACGCGCCATGGGGGCGGGTGGTCAAGCCTGGAGCACTTCTTTGAGTTTGCTGATCAGGGCCGCCTCGTCCACAGGCTTGGTCAGGAAGTCCCGCGCGCCCTGGCGCGTGGCCCAGACCCGGTCGGTCTCCTGGTCCTTGGTGGTGACCACGATCACCGGAATGGCCCGGGTCTCAGGGTCCTTGCTCAACTGGCGGGTGGCCTGGAAGCCATTCATGCCAGGCATGACGATGTCCATCAGCACTGCGTCGGGCTTTTCCTGGCGGGCCAGGGCCACGCCATCGGCGCCGTTGTCGGCCTTGAGCACCTGGTGGCCATGCTTCTCCAGCCAGGCGGTCAGTCTGTACATCTCTGTCGGCGAATCGTCGACGATCAAAACTCGGGCCATGCTGTTTCCCCATGAAAGGAAAAGAAGACGCCGCCAGGGTGGGCGGGGTCAGGGTGCGTGTTGTTCTTGCGCGACGAAACCGGGCACGTGGGCCCTGATCGCATCGAGCAGTTCTTCCTTGCTGAATGGTTTGGTCAGGAACTGGTCGGAGCCGACGACCCGGCCACGGGCCTTGTCGAACAGGCCATCGCGCGAGGACAGCAGGATGACCGGGGTGTCCTTGAAGGCGCTGTTCTGCTTGATCACCGCGCAGGTCTGGTAACCGTCCAGGCGAGGCATCAGCACATCGACGAAGATGACCTGGGGCTTGTGATCGACGATCTTGGCCAGGGCATCGAAACCATCACTGGCGGTGATCACCTCGCAGCCGGCCTCGCCGAGCAACATCTGCGCGGTGCGGCGGATCGTGCGCGAATCGTCGATCACCATCACCTTCAGGGGTTGTTCCATAGTTGCCTACCAGTGGAAATTAGCTGCACGTTGCAAGCATCAAGCTGCGAGAAAAAGCGGGCGACGCATGGCTGGCTTTTCTCAAGGCTTGTAGCTCAAGGCTTGCAGCTGCACTTTTAGCACACTCCGGATAGCCATTCCATCCGCCGAACCCCTTGACCACCGGCGCTCGCGGCGCCACCCTGAGCCACTTTTCTTTCGAATCACCGCGGCCCCGCGCCGCCAAGAGGAATCACCCCATGAGCGTTCGCCTCGGGATTGTCATGGACCCCATCGCGTCCATCTCCTACAAAAAGGACAGCTCGCTGGCCATGCTGCTGGCGGCCCAGGAACGTGGCTGGAGCCTGTTCTACATGGAGCAGCGCGACCTCTACCTGGGCGCAGGCCAGGCCCGAGCCCAGATGCGCCCGCTGAAGGTGTTCGCCGATCCGGCCCGCTGGTTCGAGCTAGGCGAGGAGCAGGACAGCGCCCTGAGCGAGCTGGATGTGATCCTGATGCGCAAGGATCCGCCGTTCGACATGGAGTTCGTCTACAGCACCTACCTGCTGGAGCAGGCCGAGCGCGAAGGCGTGCTGGTGGTCAACCGCCCGCAGAGCCTGCGCGATTGCAACGAGAAGCTGTTCGCTACTCGGTTCCCGCAGTGCATGGCCCCCACGCTGGTCAGCCGCCGCGTGGACATCCTGCGCGAGTTCGCCAACAGCCGTGGCGACGTGATTCTCAAGCCGCTGGACGGCATGGGCGGCGCCTCGGTGTTCCGCCATCGCAAGGACGACCCCAACCTGTCGGTGATCCTCGAGACCCTCACCCAGCACGGCACCCAGCAGATCATGGCCCAGGAGTACCTGCCGGAAATCAAGGACGGCGACAAGCGCATCCTGATGATCGACGGCGAGCCAGTGCCCTACTGCCTGGCGCGCATTCCGGCCAGCGGCGAGACCCGCGGCAACCTGGCCGCCGGCGGCCGTGGCGAAGCCCGCCCGCTGACCGAGCGCGACCGCTGGATCGCTGCCCAGGTCGGCCCGACCCTGCGCGAGAAGGGGCTGTTGTTCGTTGGCCTGGACGTGATCGGCGACTACCTCACCGAGATCAACGTCACCAGCCCGACCTGCATCCGCGAGATCGATACCGCCTACGACACCCACATCGGTGCCCAACTGATGGACGCCATTGATCGCAAGCTCAAGGCGCGCTGACCGAGGACACGTGGCAACGCCGCGCAGTGGGGTATGATGCGCAGCCGCAAGCTGTAAGCTGCAAGTACGTGCAGGCC
Protein-coding regions in this window:
- a CDS encoding hybrid sensor histidine kinase/response regulator; translated protein: MAASAVSPERHDTVALAWVKAPILDCLGQARQALERFASEPGDPAMLAFFVDNLHQVQGCLRMLELRGAAHLAEELELLGRAMADGQVSPRGDCLGALFRGLEQLPPYLERLRGSRHDLPLVVVPLLNQLRNCRGVEPLPQGSLVGGVAQRLAGAADLADLDLSLGNWREQLQAGHGRDALRSVVTALCDDLMRIKDRLDQYMRGDRSQHEHLEALLAPLRQVADTLAVLAFQQPRRVIIDQVLVLQALAQGEQAVDDAVLMDVAGALLYVEATLNGMVGPLEESGQSGLPGADLTEIRQLVLNESLAVLQQAKDLIGDCLESGWPAERLQPLPGLLHQIRGALTMLMWPEAAEVFGGCAGFVQGWLSHLEQPPPADELAHLAEALSAGECHVQWRVADPLVDAQPFIDRARASLAALGVACGQAHASVELEVVDDELRDVFLEEAGELLPEIERHWLRWRADNALRDALVEVRRALHTLKGSGRMVHAEALAELAWGAEHLLNRVLEGRITLGADGVLALQQVFVRLPDLLADFAVGHLPSRVEVEPLSSHLHHLAINDAPVPAQVDGLDPQLLAIFGNEAQGHLASLEAFLRDADGHGTPVNDSLQRALHTLKGSAAMAGVLPIAELATAFDRLVREYKGHELPLQVAELEWLEAARALFHLGLAQLGSTPLAPIPGAVQLIEEVGQSVDVRLAFLQQDPQHSHRPKRDPQRITTFLTQGMDTLLEAEALLSRWQAQPGDRSVLETLLDELTTLGQSAYLAELWQVDEVCEALLDLYGAVEEGSLAANPRFFALAQQAHEALLDLFDEIAAGQELSARVDCIAAMRGLLDDALDPGIMGVVGQDAVTPLATYPAPNDPALVQLFLDEAGDILDGADQVLAQWAQDPDNFSALSTLQHDIQTLKGGAQMAAVGGVEVLAQALGALYEDLVDRRLGATPLLLALLRRGHQAVGQMLQALRDGQTPVSATALLGELREYRHAPPAPAAVEAVADDAQRSSDNELLEVFLEESSDIVESAAAALARWQADPRNSVEVENLLRDLHTLKGGARMVEIAAIGDLAHELEFLYELLAAGRLPPSPPLFALLQNCHDRLAHMLDAVRLGQPLHAATALIDYIRNFSSAALTDSAAGQAPVETPSPEAPATTPERVPGDMVKVDAELLDDLGNLASEHSVIRGRIEQQVNDAQFALNEMETTLERMRDQLLRLDIETQGRISSRYPAEGDAYEDFDPLEMDRHSQLQQLSRALFESASDLLDLKETLALRAQEAYSLLQQQARVNSQLQEGLTATLMVPFERLVPRLQRVVRQVASELGKQVELVVGNAEGELDRSVLERMVAPLEHMLRNAVDHGLESREARLAAGKPEQGTIHLNLLHEGADIVIEMSDDGAGVPLEAVRNKAIKRGLLDPQAYLSDHEILQFILRPGFSTAERITQISGRGLGMDVVHEEVKQLGGSMSIESSPGKGARFLIRLPFTVSVNRALMVHLGDEQYAIPLNTIEGIVRVPPAELEACYQLSAPRYVYAGHEYDLRYLGEVLQGGGARPSLLGQSVPLPVLLLHSQEQSFAIQVDSLSPSREIVVKSLGPQFAAVPGLSGATLLGDGRVVLILDLLGQLRGQQRRLARLPGGYGGPRPVFGPAPRQRLLVMVVDDSVTVRKVTSRLLERHGMSVLTAKDGVDAMALLEEHRPDVLLLDIEMPRMDGFEVATRIRRDARLKDLPIIMITSRTGQKHRDRAMAIGVNDYLGKPYQESVLLQSIAHWSQPHA
- a CDS encoding methyl-accepting chemotaxis protein, with protein sequence MAQITALFLVLILAIILLFANFAYLNTQSNYDKQYIGHAGELRVLSQRIAKNATEAAAGKALAFKLLSDARNDFERRWRYLREGDKATGLPPAPLTVRDEMDAVRQDWDNLRKNTDTILASEQTVLSLHQVAATLAETVPQLQVEYEKVVEILLQSGAPASQVAVAQRQLLLAERILGSVNTVLAGDDTSVQAADAFGRDASRFGQVLEGMLGGNPAIHVTKVEDADARARLAEIAELFQFVSGSVDEILETSPELLRVREAAGNIFSLSQTLLDEASHLANSFENLASGRTLATVGGYLLGLVALASIILIGLVMVRATHRQLRETAEKNERNQQAIMRLLDEIEELADGDLTVTVSVTEDFTGAIADSINYSVDQLRDLVATINHSAEQVAAAVQDTQNTARQLAKASEHQAEQISEASLAVGDMVESIDRVSSHAYESAKVAERSVAIANKGNEVVHNTIHGMDNIREQIQDTAKRIKRLGESSQEIGDIVSLIDDIADQTNILALNAAIQASLAGEAGRGFAVVADEVQRLAERSSSATRQIEALVRTIQVDTNEAVISMEQTTAEVVRGARLAQDAGVALAEIEGVSQTLAELIHSISDAAQLQTSSAGQISHTMAVIQQITAQTSAGSSATADSIRHLARMASEMRRSVSGFTLPAPAERR
- a CDS encoding chemotaxis protein CheW, with the translated sequence MTTRPHGASLTAFELLLDIDRRCRLLVADQPLQDTRVQQWSGIGFRIAGQWFVAPMGEVAEVLHEPRSSRVPGVQPWVCGVANLRGRLLPVMDLSAFFGLGPAVAGKQRRVLVLDHEELFAGLLVDEVLGLQHFALSSLELSPPQPLLRAAAPFVQGHFPRERNWAIFSPFALAQAPGFLDVAL
- the pilH gene encoding twitching motility response regulator PilH, whose product is MARVLIVDDSPTEMYRLTAWLEKHGHQVLKADNGADGVALARQEKPDAVLMDIVMPGMNGFQATRQLSKDPETRAIPVIVVTTKDQETDRVWATRQGARDFLTKPVDEAALISKLKEVLQA
- a CDS encoding response regulator → MEQPLKVMVIDDSRTIRRTAQMLLGEAGCEVITASDGFDALAKIVDHKPQVIFVDVLMPRLDGYQTCAVIKQNSAFKDTPVILLSSRDGLFDKARGRVVGSDQFLTKPFSKEELLDAIRAHVPGFVAQEQHAP
- the gshB gene encoding glutathione synthase, producing the protein MSVRLGIVMDPIASISYKKDSSLAMLLAAQERGWSLFYMEQRDLYLGAGQARAQMRPLKVFADPARWFELGEEQDSALSELDVILMRKDPPFDMEFVYSTYLLEQAEREGVLVVNRPQSLRDCNEKLFATRFPQCMAPTLVSRRVDILREFANSRGDVILKPLDGMGGASVFRHRKDDPNLSVILETLTQHGTQQIMAQEYLPEIKDGDKRILMIDGEPVPYCLARIPASGETRGNLAAGGRGEARPLTERDRWIAAQVGPTLREKGLLFVGLDVIGDYLTEINVTSPTCIREIDTAYDTHIGAQLMDAIDRKLKAR